The following proteins are encoded in a genomic region of Nakaseomyces glabratus chromosome J, complete sequence:
- a CDS encoding uncharacterized protein (CAGL0J05808g~Ortholog(s) have endoplasmic reticulum localization) encodes MKTTKSSNGSYYHDLRRALRIGVLFILISLLFTSRLRNIVQQFLNMFGRVRSGYSIEDVNHVPIFSEPDFDGVDVHTVDIKRLIMFLVVFFSLAIPFVF; translated from the coding sequence ATGAAGACTACGAAAAGTTCAAATGGAAGTTATTATCATGATCTGAGGCGTGCATTACGTATTGGTGTATTATTTATACTTATTTCACTGCTATTCACTTCTCGATTGAGAAATATAGTACAGCAGTTTTTGAATATGTTTGGTAGAGTACGAAGTGGTTACTCGATAGAAGATGTCAACCATGTACCGATATTCTCTGAGCCAGATTTTGATGGTGTGGATGTGCATACAGTAGACATTAAGAGATTAATAATGTTTTTAGTggtatttttttcattagcCATTCCTTTCGTATTTTAG
- the MPF1 gene encoding Mpf1p (CAGL0J05830g~Ortholog(s) have mitochondrion localization), whose protein sequence is MDTEMDMGIELPAYSVHSVDSVHSVHSVDSADSLECAEELPGYSPAVEKFVRAKFKLEWESPTQVSRDPCWYDVVLHINSTQLNLYLPRCPKSRPASKSLSYVSAKPSVSGVRRLSERFTRFKKNYLPAFEPLDFHPTPAGFTNSYQNMPQDALGARKKRSNQYDFIYDTNYEEYCSETCDSMDVSTGFVPFKSYSLQGAKVGMPTSESRKKVYIDEENVYKDAYLVCLRLRMEDQQFLVQFEHIDDMIMWSMYLSMGINVSKDLYDREYPNYRIVPRRRRRRHSGHSRRRFSSRRRHSSGRTPVRNTEGPSSSTRRRANSFLKHFTGAKSASEPLQIDFKNPFTSEQQPDAALVRQKSHHEPPERTPASDQSRSESSAHGDITPNNSISRSTTTSLHDNESDVMDGLNNLTRSPSECLSLYETLTANSSFCEYDLDKPHAKLARINYNFDYWSPLQFGSSLSSTSSLGLSNSMDCSFDSNESTYPDGMIPELIELEEEIEEDDEDDIDIEDYGLEEFEIFEEGEELETDDMNDCDTKWNPVKKEQTRKRYIRHSLRCIRPLAPDAKWEGETIYVKAGLRNKMYNPSLLKDIKPYLMETKIVGAMST, encoded by the coding sequence ATGGACACAGAGATGGATATGGGTATAGAGCTGCCGGCGTATAGCGTGCATAGCGTGGATAGTGTGCATAGTGTGCATAGTGTGGATAGTGCGGATAGTTTGGAGTGTGCGGAAGAGCTGCCCGGGTACTCGCCTGCTGTTGAGAAGTTTGTGAGGGCTAAGTTCAAGCTGGAGTGGGAGTCGCCGACACAGGTGTCGCGAGACCCCTGCTGGTACGATGTGGTGCTGCATATCAATTCGACGCAGCTGAACCTGTACTTGCCGAGGTGTCCCAAGAGCAGGCCCGCAAGCAAGAGTCTGAGCTACGTGAGTGCCAAGCCCAGTGTGAGCGGTGTGCGGAGGCTGTCGGAGCGGTTTACCAGGTTTAAGAAGAATTATCTGCCGGCGTTCGAGCCGCTGGATTTCCACCCGACGCCCGCGGGATTCACAAACTCTTATCAAAACATGCCGCAGGATGCCCTCGGTGCTAGGAAGAAGAGGTCGAACCAGTACGACTTCATATACGATACAAACTACGAGGAGTACTGCTCAGAGACTTGCGACTCGATGGACGTGAGCACGGGGTTCGTACCTTTCAAGAGCTACTCTTTGCAAGGCGCAAAAGTCGGAATGCCCACTTCCGAGTCCCGGAAGAAAGTGTACATAGATGAAGAGAACGTTTACAAGGACGCCTACTTAGTGTGCCTGCGTCTGCGGATGGAGGACCAGCAGTTTCTCGTCCAGTTCGAGCACATAGATGACATGATCATGTGGTCGATGTACTTGAGCATGGGCATAAATGTGTCAAAGGACCTCTACGACAGAGAATACCCAAACTACAGAATCGTGCCCAGAAGGCGCAGAAGAAGACATAGTGGGCACAGTAGGAGACGCTTCAGCTCTAGAAGAAGACACAGTTCGGGGAGAACACCTGTAAGAAACACGGAAGGCCCATCATCGTCAACTAGAAGACGGGCTAATTCGTTCTTGAAGCACTTCACAGGTGCAAAATCAGCTTCTGAACCCTTACAGATCGATTTCAAAAATCCATTCACATCCGAACAGCAGCCAGATGCCGCATTAGTGAGGCAAAAATCTCACCATGAGCCTCCAGAAAGGACGCCCGCCTCTGATCAAAGTAGAAGTGAGAGTTCTGCTCATGGAGATATTACGCCAAACAACTCAATATCAAGATCAACTACAACCTCGTTGCACGATAACGAGTCTGATGTGATGGACGGGTTAAACAACCTCACCAGGTCGCCTTCAGAATGCCTTTCATTATATGAGACTCTCACAGCGAACTCATCATTCTGCGAATATGACCTCGATAAACCACATGCAAAATTGGCTAGGATCAATTACAATTTCGACTATTGGTCCCCTCTACAGTTTGGTAGCTCTCTGTCGTCAACGTCTTCTCTTGGACTCAGCAATTCCATGGATTGTTCATTTGATTCAAATGAGTCAACATATCCTGATGGTATGATTCCCGAGTTGATCGAATTAGAGGAGGAGATTGAAGAGGATGACGAGGACGATATCGATATTGAAGATTACGGATTAGAAGAgtttgaaatatttgaagaaggtgaagagCTGGAAACTGATGACATGAATGATTGTGACACTAAGTGGAACCCTGTCAAAAAAGAGCAAACAAGAAAACGCTATATAAGACACTCACTGCGGTGTATCAGACCATTAGCTCCTGATGCTAAATGGGAGGGAGAAACTATTTACGTTAAAGCTGGTCTTCGTAATAAGATGTACAATCCATCACTTCTAAAGGATATCAAACCATACCTAATGGAAACAAAAATAGTTGGAGCTATGTCTACTTAG
- a CDS encoding SDR family oxidoreductase (CAGL0J05852g~Ortholog(s) have role in secondary metabolite biosynthetic process) produces MPAPTQPAPSYSKCYALKEIIYGFWATKVTYTPDKYPDLTGKTAVVTGCNTGVGKEAAKLLYQKNCNVIGVCRTESKGLEAAESIKQEIGNSKGSISVVSGCDFLDFTTVPQAGKRIQEILAGKPLNIIIHNAGLMSSSNAGTSKQGLEAMFQTNVMGPQLLQHYLDPVFLKEDDTSLKRIVWVSSGAHLLGPSQYGIFWENPGFDGVAIEKRPAATTLYGATKAANILQAKAWATRNKEMVDKIGCVSVSCYPGNLRTDLQRDWHPWTRATVGRLFYPAEYGAYTELYSVLSPSLTTSDQGKYICPFDQVHEPREDVKEGLQNGTDLALWDWIESEIKEYIS; encoded by the coding sequence ATGCCAGCACCTACCCAACCGGCTCCTAGCTACAGCAAATGTTATGCTCTCAAGGAGATCATCTATGGTTTCTGGGCAACTAAAGTTACATACACGCCAGACAAGTACCCAGACCTCACTGGCAAGACAGCGGTGGTCACTGGCTGCAACACCGGTGTTGGTAAAGAAGCTGCGAAGCTGCTATACCAGAAGAATTGCAATGTCATCGGTGTCTGTAGGACGGAGTCCAAGGGTCTTGAAGCTGCAGAGTCAATCAAGCAGGAGATCGGAAACAGCAAAGGTTCCATCAGCGTTGTCAGTGGCTGCGACTTCCTGGATTTCACCACGGTCCCACAAGCTGGCAAGAGAATCCAAGAGATACTTGCGGGCAAGCCATTGAACATTATTATCCACAACGCTGGGTTGATGAGTTCCAGCAACGCCGGGACCTCCAAGCAGGGACTCGAGGCTATGTTTCAAACCAATGTCATGGGCCCACAGCTGCTACAACACTACTTGGACCCAgtgtttttgaaagaagacGACACCTCTTTGAAGAGGATAGTGTGGGTCAGCAGCGGTGCACACTTGCTGGGCCCAAGCCAGTATGGTATCTTCTGGGAGAACCCGGGATTCGACGGCGTTGCCATTGAGAAGCGCCCAGCAGCAACTACCCTGTACGGTGCCACCAAGGCCGCAAACATCTTGCAGGCCAAGGCGTGGGCCACAAGAAACAAGGAGATGGTAGACAAGATCGGCTGCGTCTCCGTCTCGTGCTACCCGGGCAACCTCAGAACCGACCTGCAGAGAGACTGGCACCCATGGACACGCGCCACTGTCGGCCGCTTGTTCTACCCAGCTGAGTACGGTGCCTACACAGAACTATACAGCGTGCTCTCCCCATCGCTAACCACAAGCGACCAAGGCAAGTACATCTGCCCGTTCGACCAGGTACACGAACCAAGAGAGGACGTCAAGGAAGGCCTGCAAAACGGAACAGACCTGGCTCTCTGGGACTGGATCGAATCCGAGATCAAAGAATACATTagttaa
- the ASI2 gene encoding Asi2p (CAGL0J05874g~Ortholog(s) have role in cellular response to amino acid stimulus, transcription factor catabolic process and Asi complex, endoplasmic reticulum localization) yields MNDQEGDSDSELYEQYLEDRRRLQSREDAHEIQTSEEVLQRNLDETLSRVLRNWSQEIDNHHVRIRITGRRHENTNSNSHTNNSYNNGAATENRNNNYGNMLGINLPSHNSIGSNSNGVNQRTPFAQRPSFFRTLVRNLLVLNYLVLSLLFPFSLYNVLRSGFSTMTFSERDFTREILTYWYAIDTVDVISLIKPSTPETSDSGPGLGLLGKFHNIIVYYSLPIGEALLRRILNIDRSYTDTEEYPVSVGIYRMILGFFFRWYKKSIKIVTILVYLLYGIGGTTYLMIAGFFFSLCVGLTIVRRYKSTQQILSGLF; encoded by the coding sequence ATGAATGATCAGGAAGGAGATTCTGACTCGGAACTATACGAGCAGTATTTGGAGGATAGGAGGAGATTACAATCTAGGGAGGATGCCCACGAGATACAGACAAGCGAAGAAGTATTACAAAGAAATCTAGATGAGACTTTAAGTCGGGTACTTAGGAACTGGAGccaagaaattgataatcATCATGTGAGGATACGAATTACTGGCAGAAGGCATGAGAACACGAATTCTAATAGTCATACAAATAACTCATACAATAATGGTGCAGCCACTGAGaatagaaataataattatgGAAATATGCTAGGTATAAATCTCCCCTCTCACAATAGTATTGGTAGCAACAGCAATGGGGTGAATCAAAGAACACCCTTCGCTCAGAGACCCTCATTTTTCAGAACATTGGTCAGGAACTTACTAGTTTTGAACTATCTAGTACTTTCGTTATTATTCCCTTTTTCACTATACAATGTATTGAGAAGTGGATTTAGTACCATGACATTTTCAGAGCGTGATTTCACTAGAGAGATTTTAACATATTGGTATGCAATAGATACAGTTGACGTTATCAGTCTAATAAAGCCAAGTACCCCAGAGACATCCGATAGCGGTCCAGGCTTAGGACTGTTAGGGAAATTTCATAACATCATCGTGTATTACTCATTGCCAATAGGTGAGGCTCTTTTGAGACGGATATTGAATATAGATAGGTCATACACAGATACGGAAGAATATCCTGTATCAGTTGGAATTTATAGAATGATTCTcggattttttttcagatgGTATAAGAAAAGCATAAAGATTGTTACGATATTAGTTTATTTGCTATATGGTATTGGAGGTACAACCTATCTAATGATTGCTGGGTTTTTCTTTAGTCTATGCGTGGGTCTAACTATAGTGAGAAGGTATAAGAGTACGCAGCAGATACTTTCAGGACTTTTTTAA
- the PGA1 gene encoding Pga1p (CAGL0J05896g~Ortholog(s) have mannosyltransferase activity, role in GPI anchor biosynthetic process and integral component of endoplasmic reticulum membrane, mannosyltransferase complex, nuclear envelope localization) — translation MLLYYTVLPVLWLCAIVSANTETLRIRIPRQFKTSELTRQVHDSYSILKNLEDTAIVSGNINSTSPFHVIEVRSNWSGTTLDVRVSWTAADGYSINDLGYLLITKEHEVVTPWSNETFEGLHEKLYVYFKVVPDSYPLLEDGQVFNVAINIKETFLGLTSDLYVMIAYLIVLASISRLVVVHGWKLLSPLL, via the coding sequence ATGcttttatattatacaGTACTTCCGGTCCTGTGGCTTTGTGCCATTGTCAGTGCCAACACCGAGACTTTACGGATCAGGATACCTAGGCAATTCAAGACCTCTGAGCTAACAAGGCAAGTTCATGACAGTTATAGCATATTAAAGAATTTAGAAGATACAGCAATTGTTTCAGGTAATATCAATAGCACGAGTCCATTTCATGTGATTGAGGTGAGGAGTAATTGGAGTGGTACAACGTTGGATGTCAGAGTATCATGGACAGCAGCAGATGGATACAGTATAAATGATCTTGGCTATCTGCTTATAACTAAAGAACACGAAGTTGTTACACCATGGTCAAATGAAACTTTCGAAGGACTCCATGAGAAGCTATACGTATATTTTAAAGTTGTTCCAGATAGTTATCCGCTCTTAGAAGATGGTCAAGTATTCAATGTTGCTATTAACATTAAGGAAACGTTTTTGGGCCTTACATCAGACTTATATGTAATGATAGCGTATCTAATTGTGCTGGCAAGTATATCCAGATTGGTGGTGGTTCATGGGTGGAAACTGTTGTCGCCTTTACTGTAA
- the NSG2 gene encoding Nsg2p (CAGL0J05918g~Ortholog(s) have unfolded protein binding activity, role in sterol biosynthetic process and endoplasmic reticulum localization): MVKGRKKKAVKTVESSESISSLTTPQLYSIYDQDIVKSEDAEIYEELKRSRSKSSSLDTPLYAIDEIIHLKKDNDKVNESPLIDVSEGSHIRPLSQHKKLINETLLTPSMSAGGNLGLDATMANTMSFHVTPFQRFTNFVFAIVVLSISGVAYHQLSRNLHDNHLLHEDFASRPLLWGVTIQQKLSCGILPDWFGYALEGIIFGSIIPLMDHITKVKLRPTSYSLSSVIRSINAMLGVTFGIRKIQWASSGQAAGAWGLLNVILWLFFDGTLSMFSNCSVLGLLCCASCFHEITDVSQFLYFMDFYFLGSLMFGKIGRYLYHL; encoded by the coding sequence ATGGTGAAAGGtagaaagaagaaagccGTCAAGACTGTGGAGAGCAGCGAGTCTATTTCATCGCTTACGACTCCTCAATTGTATTCTATCTATGACCAGGACATTGTCAAGAGTGAAGACGCTGAAATTTACGAAGAACTGAAACGGTCCAGGTCAAAGTCTAGCTCTTTGGACACACCTCTTTATGccattgatgaaattatacatttgaagaaagacaaCGACAAGGTAAACGAATCTCCACTGATCGATGTTTCCGAGGGATCGCACATACGCCCGCTTTCTCAACACAAGAAGCTTATAAATGAGACATTGCTGACACCTTCCATGTCTGCAGGTGGCAACTTGGGACTTGATGCCACTATGGCCAATACTATGTCCTTCCATGTTACACCGTTCCAAAGGTTTACAAACTTCGTATTCGCCATCGTCGTGCTTTCTATAAGCGGTGTAGCATACCACCAGTTATCTCGGAATCTACACGATAACCATCTATTACACGAGGACTTTGCCTCCAGACCATTGCTATGGGGTGTCACCATCCAACAGAAACTAAGTTGTGGCATATTGCCAGATTGGTTCGGTTACGCCCTAGAAGGTATCATCTTCGGATCAATTATCCCATTGATGGATCACATCACTAAAGTTAAGCTAAGACCAACAAGTTACAGTCTATCCTCGGTGATCAGAAGCATTAACGCAATGCTAGGTGTAACCTTCGGTATCAGGAAGATCCAATGGGCATCTTCAGGCCAAGCAGCTGGTGCATGGGGTCTTCTTAACGTTATCCTGTGGTTATTCTTTGATGGTACTTTATCCATGTTCTCAAATTGTTCCGTGCTGGGTCTGCTATGTTGCGCGTCATGCTTTCATGAAATCACAGACGTTTCTCAGTTCCTATATTTCATGGATTTTTACTTCTTGGGTTCCTTGATGTTCGGTAAGATCGGTAGATACTTATACCACCTATGA
- the YCK2 gene encoding serine/threonine protein kinase YCK2 (CAGL0J05940g~Ortholog(s) have protein serine/threonine kinase activity) produces MSLQQHIVTKNHLAATTTATTNDTSQYPNASNVRLLNGHMPHSLTGTPSPGMITSNSSTQGSMSSSKDNGNGGTIAGLHYQIGKKIGEGSFGVLFEGTNIINGMPVAVKFEPRKTEAPQLKDEYRTYKILAGTPGVPQAYYFGQEGLHNILVMDLLGPSLEDLFDWCGRQFSPKTVVQVAVQMITLIEDLHAHDLIYRDIKPDNFLVGRPGQPDENNIHLIDFGMAKQYRDPKTKQHIPYREKKSLSGTARYMSINTHLGREQSRRDDMEALGHVFFYFLRGQLPWQGLKAPNNKQKYERIGEKKRTTDVYDLANGYPVQFARYLEIVRNLGFDETPDYEGYRKLLASALDDIGETMDGKYDWMELNGGRGWDLTINKKPNLHGYGHPNPPGDKSHRNRNAAKGGNHANDANHGGLDPTSYEAYQQQTQQKMLQQQQKQSQRNQNTAVDQQNYRLNNNPINNTSQPNNYKGNGGKDTNMMNGNGNGNRYNFQEQPTTTHGQTKNTQQDMHSSSSEKGFFSKLGCC; encoded by the coding sequence ATGTCTTTGCAACAGCATATAGTTACCAAGAACCACTTGGCTGCTACTACAACCGCGACGACTAACGACACTTCTCAGTATCCAAATGCAAGTAATGTGAGATTGCTTAACGGGCATATGCCGCACTCTCTAACTGGGACGCCGTCTCCTGGAATGATTACCAGCAATAGCAGCACCCAAGGAAGCATGTCCTCTTCTAAGGACAACGGTAACGGTGGTACCATCGCTGGTTTGCACTACCAGATCGGTAAGAAGATCGGTGAAGGGTCCTTTGGTGTACTATTTGAAGGAACAAATATCATAAACGGGATGCCTGTGGCAGTTAAATTCGAACCTCGCAAGACAGAGGCACCACAGTTAAAGGATGAGTATAGAACCTACAAGATCCTCGCAGGTACTCCAGGTGTTCCTCAGGCATATTATTTCGGTCAGGAAGGGTTGCACAACATCTTAGTGATGGATTTATTGGGTCCTTCTTTGGAAGATCTGTTTGACTGGTGTGGAAGACAGTTCTCTCCAAAGACAGTGGTACAAGTTGCTGTGCAAATGATCACACTGATAGAGGATTTGCACGCACACGACCTGATATACAGAGATATTAAGCCTGATAACTTCCTGGTTGGAAGACCTGGTCAACCTGACGAAAATAATATCCACTTGATCGACTTCGGTATGGCCAAGCAATACAGGGATCCAAAGACTAAACAACATATCCCTTATAGGGAGAAGAAATCACTGAGTGGTACCGCAAGATATATGTCCATCAACACCCACCTGGGCAGAGAGCAATCTAGAAGAGATGACATGGAGGCATTGGGACatgttttcttttatttcttgaGAGGACAATTGCCATGGCAAGGGTTGAAAGCTCCAAATAACAAGCAAAAATATGAGAGGATAGgtgaaaagaagagaacaaCTGACGTTTATGATCTAGCCAATGGTTATCCTGTTCAATTCGCGAGATACTTAGAGATAGTAAGAAATTTAGGTTTTGATGAAACACCAGACTACGAAGGCTACCGTAAGTTGTTAGCCTCTGCATTGGATGACATCGGAGAGACTATGGACGGTAAATACGACTGGATGGAGCTTAACGGAGGTCGTGGCTGGGACTTAACGATTAACAAGAAGCCCAATTTGCACGGCTATGGACATCCAAATCCGCCTGGTGACAAATCTCATAGGAACAGAAACGCTGCCAAAGGTGGTAATCATGCAAACGATGCTAATCATGGCGGTCTAGATCCCACCTCTTATGAGGCctatcaacaacaaaccCAACAGAAGATGttgcaacaacagcaaaagCAATCgcaaagaaatcaaaatactGCAGTTGATCAGCAAAACTATAGATTAAACAACAATCCAATAAATAACACTAGCCAGCCAAATAACTACAAAGGAAATGGCGGTAAAGATACGAATATGATGAACGGCAACGGTAATGGTAATAGATATAACTTTCAAGAGCAGCCAACTACGACGCATGGTCAAACCAAAAATACACAGCAGGACATGCATTCCTCTTCATCTGAGAAAGGATTTTTCAGTAAGCTGGGTTGTTGCTGA
- the CUZ1 gene encoding Cuz1p (CAGL0J05962g~Ortholog(s) have proteasome binding activity, role in cellular response to arsenic-containing substance, proteasome-mediated ubiquitin-dependent protein catabolic process and cytoplasm, nucleus localization), with amino-acid sequence MFAKRAPQSVVNDMNNKEKETGMLDVGTHCQYCRQLDFLPFHCKLCDGDFCSEHRSKESHHCKWLLDHPEELENNGARSPPSSSKSNGGKFFQSLLPEKAHIRVKSPSPSSTTSQSPVKLGSSGVTTKNKPSETTKIRSTLNPAALNKLLNFFKRTKSDPKTKKKVSTSSNRLVELSTLKKTAKGDSKIPVQNRIYIYCQVILGEDETSDTLGLTKVPLYINKIWPVGRALDYLSQQLHVTNVNGNVDTTKGEKLFLYKYDEKLNEYVGIETSGRVNVLVKDLDTLYLVRGQI; translated from the coding sequence ATGTTTGCAAAAAGAGCGCCACAGAGTGTGGTGAATGATATGAATAATAAGGAGAAAGAAACGGGTATGCTTGATGTTGGTACACACTGTCAGTATTGCCGTCAACTTGACTTTCTACCGTTTCACTGTAAGCTATGTGATGGAGATTTTTGTTCGGAGCATAGGTCCAAGGAATCACACCATTGTAAATGGCTATTAGACCATCCTGAAGAATTAGAGAACAATGGGGCAAGAAGCCCTCCTTCATCCTCCAAATCGAATGGGGGTAAgttctttcaaagtttaTTACCTGAGAAGGCCCATATAAGGGTCAAATCACCATCGCCAAGTTCAACGACTTCACAATCACCAGTGAAGTTAGGCTCAAGCGGTGTAACAACAAAGAATAAGCCTTCTGAGACAACCAAGATACGATCAACTCTAAATCCAGCAGCATTGAACAAGCTTCTGAATTTCTTTAAGAGAACAAAATCCGACccaaaaacaaagaaaaaggtaTCAACTAGTTCCAACAGATTAGTAGAACTCTCTACTCTAAAGAAAACCGCTAAAGGTGACTCTAAGATACCTGTGCAAAACAggatttatatttattgccAAGTAATATTGGGTGAGGATGAAACGAGTGATACCCTAGGCTTGACTAAAGTACCattatatatcaataagATTTGGCCCGTTGGCAGAGCACTTGATTATCTATCCCAGCAACTCCATGTCACGAATGTAAATGGGAACGTGGACACAACTAAAGGCGAGAAGTTATTTTTGTACAAATACGATGAGAAGCTTAATGAATACGTTGGGATTGAAACCTCCGGAAGGGTCAACGTTTTAGTAAAGGACTTAGATACTTTGTATTTGGTCAGAGGCCAAATATAG
- the AAH1 gene encoding adenine deaminase (CAGL0J05984g~Ortholog(s) have adenine deaminase activity, role in adenine catabolic process, cell-abiotic substrate adhesion, hypoxanthine salvage, regulation of G2/M transition of mitotic cell cycle and cytosol, nucleus localization): MVPESFLLELPKCEHHLHLEGTLEPDLLFPLAKRNNIQLPDHFPQTPEELAVRYTQFKDLQDFLDYYYIGTNVLLKEEDFFDLAWAYFTKVSKQGLVHAELFYDPQSHTTRGVSLETVTRGFERACKKAHEELGITSKLIMCLLRHLPPQDCLQTIEEAEQLIKSGVIHGLGLDSAEKPFPPSLFVECYERAAKINPELRLTAHAGEEGTHQFVSDALDLLNVTRIDHGVNSKQSEELMARLAEQQTLLTVCPLSNVKLQVVQSVKEIPLQLFLDKNIAFSLNSDDPAYFGGYILDNYYQVNKDFPDWDFKVWERIAKNGINGSWCEQKRKEELLAKVDAVVAKYTN; the protein is encoded by the coding sequence aTGGTCCCAGAATCCTTTTTGTTAGAGTTGCCAAAGTGTGAACACCACTTGCATTTGGAAGGTACTTTAGAGCCTGATCTATTGTTCCCCTTGGCCAAGAGAAACAATATTCAGTTGCCTGATCACTTCCCTCAGACCCCAGAAGAACTAGCTGTTCGTTATACTCAATTCAAGGACTTGCAGGACTTCTTGGACTACTACTACATCGGTACCAATGTCTTGTTGAAAGAGGAAGATTTCTTTGACCTTGCATGGGCATATTTCACTAAGGTCTCTAAACAAGGTTTGGTGCATGCTGAATTGTTCTATGATCCGCAATCTCACACCACTAGAGGTGTCTCTTTGGAGACAGTCACCAGAGGTTTTGAAAGGGCCTGCAAGAAGGCTCATGAAGAATTAGGCATTACATCCAAACTAATCATGTGTTTGCTAAGACACTTACCACCTCAAGATTGTTTGCAAACAATCGAGGAAGCTGAACAATTAATCAAATCCGGTGTCATTCATGGTCTAGGTTTGGACTCTGCTGAGAAGCCTTTCCCACCAAGCTTGTTTGTCGAATGTTATGAGCGTGCCGCTAAGATTAACCCTGAATTGAGACTAACAGCCCATGCCGGTGAGGAAGGTACTCATCAATTTGTTTCTGATGCTTTGGACCTGTTGAATGTTACTAGAATCGATCACGGTGTAAACTCCAAGCAAAGTGAGGAATTAATGGCTAGACTAGCAGAACAACAAACTCTGTTGACTGTTTGTCCATTATCCAACGTTAAACTACAAGTGGTACAATCAGTGAAGGAGATTCCATTGCAATTGTTTTTGGACAAGAACATCGCATTCTCCCTAAACTCTGATGATCCAGCTTACTTTGGTGGCTACATTCTTGACAACTACTACCAAGTCAACAAGGACTTCCCAGACTGGGACTTCAAGGTCTGGGAACGTATTGCCAAGAACGGTATCAACGGTTCCTGGTGTGAACAAAAGAGAAAGGAGGAACTACTGGCCAAGGTTGACGCCGTGGTTGCCAAGTACACCAACTAA
- the GIM3 gene encoding tubulin-binding prefolding complex subunit GIM3 (CAGL0J06006g~Ortholog(s) have tubulin binding activity and role in cytoplasm protein quality control by the ubiquitin-proteasome system, positive regulation of transcription elongation from RNA polymerase II promoter, tubulin complex assembly), whose protein sequence is MELLPEGKKNNIEVTFADQQKINEFSKLIMRKDALEAELKKERQEKEYLEDVSLEIELIDEDEEVQYKMGEVFVFLKQSKVVEQLEKDTEIIDEKISQLESKQDDLEDRIKELKTSLYAKFGDNINLER, encoded by the coding sequence ATGGAACTACTACCAGAAGGcaagaagaataatattgagGTGACCTTTGCTGATCAACAAAAGATCAATGAGTTCTCCAAGCTGATAATGCGCAAGGATGCTTTGGAAGCagagttgaagaaagagagacAGGAGAAGGAATACCTAGAGGATGTTTCACTAGAAATTGAACTTAtagatgaggatgaggaaGTACAATATAAAATGGGTGAGGTTTTTGTGTTTCTGAAACAGAGTAAAGTTGTTGAGCAACTCGAAAAGGATACAGAGATAATAGACGAAAAGATTTCTCAATTGGAAAGTAAACAGGATGATTTGGAGGACAGaataaaagaattgaaaaccTCTTTATATGCTAAATTTGGTGACAATATCAATTTAGAACGTTAA